The Arachis hypogaea cultivar Tifrunner chromosome 14, arahy.Tifrunner.gnm2.J5K5, whole genome shotgun sequence genome has a segment encoding these proteins:
- the LOC112742396 gene encoding protein FAR1-RELATED SEQUENCE 5-like codes for MVEDIWNLEFRTEDETCQFYNAYACWHGFVMRKDDIVRDNEGRIICRQLVCNKEGWRNMRYLDLDDRLREARSLTRTKCSARLRVKHDYGCGRWKVSYFVESHNHDMTAPPQFVYLVSANHRLTVIDKVQVKNLHNFGVKTCYIIGYIAFQKGGYHHASFTRKDLYNHIDCYRRSKVKNGDANAAINYLISKLNNDPLFFGKYTFTSDEGLEHIFWADGQSIVEYHCFGDIVAFDSMYKKNKYNKPLVIFSGCNHHGQIVIFDSGLLSDETTDTYKWLLETFVESMGGKSPKALITDGDLAMRDAIKNILPNATHWLCGWHL; via the coding sequence ATGGTGGAGGATATTTGGAACCTGGAGTTTAGGACAGAGGATGAGACTTGCCAATTTTATAACGCTTATGCTTGTTGGCATGGATTTGTAATGAGGAAGGATGACATCGTTAGAGATAACGAAGGTAGAATCATTTGCAGGCAACTTGTTTGCAATAAGGAGGGCTGGAGGAATATGAGGTATCTTGATCTGGATGATAGATTAAGGGAGGCAAGGTCACTCACGCGAACCAAGTGTTCAGCTCGGCTTAGGGTAAAGCATGACTACGGCTGCGGAAGATGGAAGGTATCATATTTTGTGGAATCTCACAACCACGATATGACCGCCCCACCCCAATTTGTGTATCTCGTTTCGGCCAATCATCGTCTCACTGTTATTGATAAAGTCCAAGTgaaaaatcttcataattttggtGTCAAGACGTGCTATATTATAGGATATATTGCGTTCCAGAAGGGTGGATATCATCATGCTAGCTTCACACGCAAAGATTTGTACAACCACATTGATTGTTATCGTAGATCAAAAGTAAAAAATGGGGATGCCAATGCGGCGATAAATTATTTGATTAGCAAGTTAAACAACGATCCACTGTTCTTTGGGAAGTATACGTTCACTAGTGACGAAGGGCTCGAGCATATTTTTTGGGCAGATGGGCAATCAATTGTTGAATATCACTGCTTTGGAGATATTGTTGCCTTTGATTCAATGTACAAGAAGAATAAATACAACAAACCTTTGGTCATTTTCTCCGGATGCAATCATCATGGGCAGATTGTTATCTTCGACTCCGGCCTACTATCTGACGAAACCACAGACACGTATAAGTGGTTGTTGGAAACGTTTGTTGAATCGATGGGTGGAAAAAGTCCTAAAGCATTAATAACTGATGGAGACCTTGCCATGCGAGATGCAATCAAGAATATTCTTCCTAATGCGACCCATTGGTTATGCGGATGGCATCTTTAG
- the LOC112741800 gene encoding uncharacterized protein, with product MASDACSSNTRRSRGGDDGHQGLKAGYGTSCSPQPGDVKDGVAPKCFCGKYAIYYMLKTNIHSNRLFFGCPLLKVTQSHCKFFVWVDDHIARVRAVEPTRGLGDGKPNGVEEHSGRDNLIAHVEERIVNLEKLLNKKSREAELKKKNKEATAREKEASSIKSND from the exons ATGGCCAGTGATGCATGCTCCTCAAACACGAGACGAAGCAGAGGTGGAGACGACGGACACCAGGGACTCAAAGCTGGATATGGAACCTCATGTTCGCCGCAACCTGGGGATGTAAAAGATGGTGTGGCCCCAAAATGCTTCTGTGGAAAATATGCCATCTATTACATGCTGAAGACAAACATCCACTCGAATAGGCTATTTTTTGGATGCCCATTGTTAAAG GTGACACAATCACATTGCAAATTCTTTGTCTGGGTTGATGACCACATTGCAAGGGTCAGAGCTGTGGAGCCAACAAGGGGATTAGGTGACGGCAAGCCGAATGGTGTTGAAGAACATTCGGGACGAGATAACTTGATTGCTCATGTCGAGGAAAGAATAGTAAACCTAGAGAAGCTACTGAACAAAAAGAGTAGAGAAGcagaattgaagaagaagaataaagaagcAACTGCAAGAGAGAAGGAGGCTTCATCAATAAAGTCTAATGATTAG